The Panthera uncia isolate 11264 chromosome C1 unlocalized genomic scaffold, Puncia_PCG_1.0 HiC_scaffold_3, whole genome shotgun sequence genomic sequence TGAAGAAGGGAAGTCAACTTGTCATGGGCCAAAGACTACAGAGATGTGAAGAGTGTGTCTGGGGAAGAGAACTGGTAGAGAACAGGAGACAAATTTGAGGCCACACCAAGAAGGTTTTAGATTTTAACTTATTAATAAGGTTTAAAGATGTTTGGATATTAATACACTAAAAAGCACCCAATTCAATTAGAGACAATTCAGTCCTATGattagagtaaaatattttatggagTTAATGTTCAGACTCACTGAAATTATTAGAGGagtattttaggatttttattaaatgtattcacAAAATCCAAAATTTAAATTACCTTTATAAAAAAGCACCACTATTTTCTGGAAGGCTTTCATGAAATGAATGTTGTCATAGCAATACTCCTGAATCTTCAGTAACAGAGTCAGCTCAGACTGACCTTGAGTAGTAAAGGCAGCAAGTAGAGGGCTGTATTGcttttaaagggaaaagagaaaaaaatgtagtcaCTTCTTATAATGACCAGCCATTTCAAAATTCCTAAAATACAGAACATAACAGATCTTTCAAAATCACTGTAAATTATATTCTATGTAATGGAAACTTAAATTAAGCAGAAGGCTCTCTAAGCAACTAAGCCAACCAAGCAATACTGTCTGCACCAGGGATTCCAGACAACTGTCAATACAATGTTAGTATTTTAGAGAATAAATAAGGAATGCTCATATTTTCCAATACTCCctcaaaagcaaacaacaaattTCAGGCCAATgctatttttaaacatgtatttgtttttaaaccgTGAGCCAAAGAAAGGTGAAGTCAGACTTACCTTCAAGTGCTTGATGGCTTGCTCCGCTACAAGCTCCTCCTTTTTGTTCCATTCCACAGTGCTCATTACGCTGGACCAGACTATTCCAATGACAACGGGTTCTGGgatgttgttttttttcatctcCTCCTTGACATACAAAATTATCTGCAAAAAGAATCCCAATTTAGTAAATCAGTTTTGATATGTATACTCTACACATCAATCTTAGACcttttacaaaaacataaaaacacaacTGGCAATGGAACCACACGTGTACCACATATAATCAGAGAACTTTTAGAACTGGAAGGGATGGACCTCTAGTCCAAGCCTTAATTTACACACAGGCAAACCAGTTGGAAAAGGATGGAGATGGAAACATAAAATCTATTCACTGGCTTGAACCCTACAAAATCCCCAAGCCCTATAATTTCTGGGCACTAGTAAAGCATTAAATGTGAAGAAGGCTAATGAAAAGCCCCAGCACATAATTCAACAGCCACTAATTAAAACTCACTCTGGTGAAATACCTTAAAGCTTCTCAAGTGAATAAAAAATCATAGAGATggcttattttttctaaaattttatttaagttctagttagttcGTAAAGAtggtttaaacaaaaatatcttaCATCCTTAAATGGATCACCACGGGACATCTGTTCTTGAAGTTCTTTCTGGAGTTCCTTTCGAGCTCCTATGGTTTGTTGATTCCGAACATATTCTGAAAGTTCTTTCAAGCCTGCCTCAGTAAAATACTTCGTGAAGTGTTCAACACTTTGTTTATTGGCAGGAAAAAGTTCCTGAAAGGAGAATTTAATCTGGTCAAGTGGTCTTTAAATAGTATCAGTAAAAAACCACTTCTTTTCACAGATTAGAAATGAGAAAGTTCCCTTGTCACACtttaagtgttggcaagaatgggaagaatgaaaaaagttacaaaccATCAGTCTGTTATCCATGCTGACTTTCCGAAGACTTGCAGCTACTGCATTgatgtctttttcatttatcCATGATTTAAAGAGCTTTACAGCAAAAGCTGCTGAAACCCCTGTAGAACAAAAGAGCTTACTTAGCAGAAACAAGTGGATTTCAACCATTCTATCTCCCCATTTCAACCACAGACTTACTCCCTTTATCCCCAAACTTCCCTCTGCCACTAAGCTGCTTACCATTTCACTCCAATTTCTCTATTGTCTCATTTGCTAGTTAGGTACTTTTAGTTATTAAACTGCTTTCTAATGTGTAAAATGAGTGTAACAGTTCTTACACTTGACAGGGCTGTTGTGGGAAATAGGGCACATTAAACACTCAGTagtctagtttttaaaaagttttgtttttattttaacagaattaTTTAACTATGAAAATTACATCAGgcaacttattttctttttggcttgACATTCTCCCTAAAGTCACTTTCTCTGACTTTCCCAAGTCTCCCAATTGGAATTAATCTTTCTGGGTTTCCCTggcatttctctttttaagttataACCACATCTGCTATATACCTAAAGACAGCCAAaggtatatattaaatatctaatgagttttattttatgaaatttaaagatAGTTAAAAAACTAAGACTATTACACAAATCAAATCTATGTAAGTTATATCCTAGTTTTTATATCAGTACATCTTTCATGCTCTTTGGTATCCTCACCTTCACACAACTAAAGACAATTCTTTACTAAAGGCTGATTACCTTCTTTAACCAAATTCTCATTATAAAGGCTATTAAGAATGGATGCATTAAGTGTTCCATTAGCCAGAAGAACACCAGTCAACATAGCCAGCTTGTTCCTCTCCGACTCTGAAAAACCCTTTAAGAACAGCAGCAGCTATAAAAGTAAATAGTTAAAGGTTAAAAGAGCAACTGTATTATATAAAGAGACATAGTAAAGCAACCTGTACTGATTAAAAGTGTGGGCTCTGGGGTCTAACCATCCAAGTTTTAGTCTTAGTTATAGTAACACTAGCTGAGTGatcctgagcaagttacttatcctctgtgcctcagtttcctcacatatatgtatgtggaTAATAAAACTTGCCTCACAGGGTTTCTGTATTACACGAGTTAATAATTAGAACAGGTTGAAACCTGATGTTACTATTAACATTActacattttttcatttacctATATATAGACTAAGACTTCAATATCAAGTATGCTAAATTTCTTTCTCAATCTGCTTAACTCTGATCTTACTGTATCTTTTGAACAAACCCCATTTTGGTCTTTAGTTTTTTTGCCACTTGTTTGGACACAAAGCTAGGAAACACTGTGTAGCAAATTAAACTAAATGATATACCCCCGTAGCAAATTAAACTAAATGATACACCCCCAAATCACATTTCAATGACAGTCTACCTAAATACCTAAAATCCTCTCAAATCTGTGGCAAAATTAAGATTTAATGTTCCCCTCTTTGACCCCAACCTTCTGTATCCACAAAGCATACTGTTGTTCATACCTTTTTTACCTCATCTTCAAAACCTTTCTCCAGGTATTTGTAGCGCCTGATTAACTTGTTAAAAACCTATGAAGAACAGTAACGGAATTTAATAACTTGATATCTACAGATGCCAGATTCCTAAAAGATCTGAGTATCTCACAGTATCTTTAGAGCATCAAAGAAGGGAAACTTCCACTGGATATAAGAATTTACAAGCTATTTAAAAAGCCCGCTTGGGAAGAATCTGTCAACTCTCAAAACTTACAATATAACACTTTAATAGCCACCCACGATAGATTTTTATTGCCAGATATTAAAGCAAGGACTATTTATTGCTTAAATACAAGTCATTTACCCATCTGTAGGATTATTAACAGAATAAGATCAGAGAATATAGTTCTACTTTCCCAAAGACAGGTAACAAATTTCTAGGTTAGGAGCACTTGAATTCTTTGCTTACAATAACACAAACTATGTATGAAACCTTTGAATGAAATTTTGATTGGTAAGCTAATCTGCCTATTAACTcattcatctttaaaaagttacaggcagggcacctgggtggctcagtcggttaagcgtccgacttaactttgaggtcatgatctcacagttcgtgggttcgagccccgcgtcgggctctgtgctgacagctcagagcctggcgcctggttcagattctgtgtctccctctctctctgcccctcccctgctcatgctctgtctctctctgtctcaaaaaaaaaataaacattaattgaatGAAATGACAAggaaatgattttccttttcagtttgaGGGTTTTCCTTAAAAATGGATTAATTCCAAAGGgacaaacaggaaaataattcaatcttttctactttgttt encodes the following:
- the BZW1 gene encoding eIF5-mimic protein 2 isoform X2, translating into MNNQKQQKPTLSGQRFKTRKRDEKERFDPTQFQDCIIQGLTETGTDLEAVAKFLDASGAKLDYRRYAETLFDILVAGGMLAPGGTLADDMMRTDVCVFAAQEDLETMQAFAQVFNKLIRRYKYLEKGFEDEVKKLLLFLKGFSESERNKLAMLTGVLLANGTLNASILNSLYNENLVKEGVSAAFAVKLFKSWINEKDINAVAASLRKVSMDNRLMELFPANKQSVEHFTKYFTEAGLKELSEYVRNQQTIGARKELQKELQEQMSRGDPFKDIILYVKEEMKKNNIPEPVVIGIVWSSVMSTVEWNKKEELVAEQAIKHLKQYSPLLAAFTTQGQSELTLLLKIQEYCYDNIHFMKAFQKIVVLFYKAEVLSEEPILKWYKDAHVAKGKSVFLEQMKKFVEWLKNAEEESESEAEEVRSNGPRHGKQLKSGENWIADTTDSCWTTSSPAIQTSNSIAALFVLTVKLASCLYP
- the BZW1 gene encoding eIF5-mimic protein 2 isoform X1, coding for MYGAAGPPARSASAPVVRSLRRPPPPATGVSFMNNQKQQKPTLSGQRFKTRKRDEKERFDPTQFQDCIIQGLTETGTDLEAVAKFLDASGAKLDYRRYAETLFDILVAGGMLAPGGTLADDMMRTDVCVFAAQEDLETMQAFAQVFNKLIRRYKYLEKGFEDEVKKLLLFLKGFSESERNKLAMLTGVLLANGTLNASILNSLYNENLVKEGVSAAFAVKLFKSWINEKDINAVAASLRKVSMDNRLMELFPANKQSVEHFTKYFTEAGLKELSEYVRNQQTIGARKELQKELQEQMSRGDPFKDIILYVKEEMKKNNIPEPVVIGIVWSSVMSTVEWNKKEELVAEQAIKHLKQYSPLLAAFTTQGQSELTLLLKIQEYCYDNIHFMKAFQKIVVLFYKAEVLSEEPILKWYKDAHVAKGKSVFLEQMKKFVEWLKNAEEESESEAEEVRSNGPRHGKQLKSGENWIADTTDSCWTTSSPAIQTSNSIAALFVLTVKLASCLYP
- the BZW1 gene encoding eIF5-mimic protein 2 isoform X3; the encoded protein is MLLEQNLITADMQKHSLTFWWLAECWVSVFNKLIRRYKYLEKGFEDEVKKLLLFLKGFSESERNKLAMLTGVLLANGTLNASILNSLYNENLVKEGVSAAFAVKLFKSWINEKDINAVAASLRKVSMDNRLMELFPANKQSVEHFTKYFTEAGLKELSEYVRNQQTIGARKELQKELQEQMSRGDPFKDIILYVKEEMKKNNIPEPVVIGIVWSSVMSTVEWNKKEELVAEQAIKHLKQYSPLLAAFTTQGQSELTLLLKIQEYCYDNIHFMKAFQKIVVLFYKAEVLSEEPILKWYKDAHVAKGKSVFLEQMKKFVEWLKNAEEESESEAEEGD